The region AAACGGAAGGCAATACAGTGTTTAACAAACCTAAACCAGTCTTGATTTTGTTTGGGTAAATCCCAATTGAGCCAATTTAAGGGGGAATCGTGGCAATAGGTATTATTATTGCCCCCCTGGGTTTTGCCCATTTCGTCTCCCATCAACAACATGGGTACTCCCTGGCTCACCAATAAAATGGCGATCGCGTTACGCATTTGGCGTGCCCGCAGTAGGAGAATTGCCTCATCATCCGTAGGACCCTCTACGCCGCAGTTCCAACTGTAATTATCGTTGGCTCCGTCATTGTTATTCTCCCCGTTGGCATAGTTATGTTTGTAGTTATAGGCCACCAAATCCGCTAGGGTAAAACCGTCGTGGGCCGTAACGAAATTGATAGAAGTGGAGGGAGGTCTTCCTGCCCCTTGGTAAAGATCGGGAGAACCCTGTAGCCGTTGGGCCATTTCTCCAATTACCCCCGCATCCCCTTTGATAAATTTCCGCACCGTATCTCGGTATTTGCCGTTCCATTCTGCCCAGCGGCCATAGCTAGGAAAACAACCCACTTGGTACAGCCCCCCTGCGTCCCAAGCTTCGGCAATTAATTTAGACCGGGCCAAAATGGGATCAAAAGCTAGGGTTTCCAATAGGGGCGGATTAGCCAAAGGGTAACCCCAGGGATCCCGGCCCAAAATAGAAGCCAAATCGAAGCGAAAACCATCAATGTGAAATTCCGCTGTCCAGTAGCGCAGGCAGTCCAACACCATGCCCCGCACAATGGGATTGTTGCAATTGAGAGTATTGCCAGTACCGCTGAAGTTGAAATAGTAACCCTCGGGGGTGAGCATGTAATAGGTTTTGTTATCCAATCCCCGAAAGGAAATGGTGGGGCCCCGTTCATTGCCTTCTGCCGTGTGGTTAAATACCACATCTAAAATAACGGAAATGCCTACTTTATGCAGTTCTTTGACTAGGTTTTTCAGCTCGTCAATCTGCATACCAAATTTGCCGGTGGCCGCGTAGCCCGCTTTGGGGGCAAAAAAGTTAACGGTGCTATAGCCCCAGTAGTTAACCAAAAACTCCCCTGTTTCTGGGTGGTAACGGCTATGTTCAAACTCGTCAAACTCGAACACAGGCATTAGTTCAATGGTATTGATGCCCAATTCCTGCAGGTAGGGAATTTTGCCCAAAATACCGGCAAAGGTGCCTCGGTGATTTTCTTTTACTCCAGAAGAAGGATCTTTGGTGAAGCCCCGCACATGCATTTCATAGATGACCATGTCTTCCAGGGGAACCTCCAGGGGGGAGTCATTTTCCCAATCAAAATCGTCAAAGCTTAGGCGTCCCCGGTGTTGGTAAATGTCATCCCAATTGGGTTGGGCTCCCCAAACGTCCCGGCCGCTGACTACTTTGGCATAGGGATCAAGCAAAATTTTACTGGTATCGAACCAATGCCCTTGCTGGAAGTTGTTGGGGCCATCCATGCGGTAGCCGTATTCCAAATTTTCGAAATCCAGATCAAACACCACCATGCAATAGACATTGCCAATGCGAAAAGATTCGGGAAAGGGAATTTCCACAAAGGGTTGGGCCCCCTGCTTCTCGAATAGCACGAGGGTACAGCCGTTACTATGGCTGGAATAGACGGAAAAGTTAACTCCCCCCGGTACAATGGTGGCTCCAAAGGGGAAAGGCTGGCCACAGCGGAGCTGATAACCGTTAATGGTGTGGGTCGGATGGACATCAATGCGTTCCATGGTGGCCTAAGAAAATGCGTTCTTGCCTTCAGCAAGGGTGGGACAAATCGAGAAAAAGTCGAGAAAACCAGTTACGGCCATGGTGTCCAGTAGTTCCTCTGAAAGGCCGACTAGAACCAGTCGGGCGGAGTTACCTTTAGTTTGGCGATAGAGGTAGAGCAAAAGTCTTAACCCGGCGCTGGACATGTAGGGCACCCCGGTCATATCCAAGAGAATCTTTGCCCCCGGCTGGGCATGGGGAAGAATAGCTTGGTGGACTTGGGGAGCGGTGTTGGCGTCTACTTCCCCTCCTAAGGTGACAAGGATAATGTCTTCCTGTTGGTCAATCTGAATATCCATGGATTTGGGTTAGTGGGTGGGAATTAAACGAACTTTTACTTTGACCCTTTCCTGGGTGTCGGGAAGCTGGACTGTCAGCTGTTGGGCATCAAAATTTTCGTATGGTTGTCCGTCAATTTCCACACTGGCGATCGCCACACTGCCGGGGGGAAGAATATCGGGGGCGACTCTTAAAATCCCGTCGGGGAAACTATTCGGCAGAGGCTTAAAGTAAAAGTCCATGGGGTGCTTGGTGATCAAGAAATTGGTATATACCGCCGCCAGATAGCACAATTCAAAGGAATGGTAACCACTCATGGAATGACTCCCCTTGGCCCGTTCGTTACCACCGGCTAAGTAGGGGATGCCATTGGCGAGAACGTTAAAATAAATACCCCCATCCTCCAAATCCAGGAACCAAGCATTGTAAAAAGCGGCCGCTTCCCGAGCATGGCGATGGTATTCGTCGCTATCTAAAGCCCCCCCCATGATCAGGTAGGCCAAAATGGCCTGTTCCTGCTGCCACCAGGCTTTGCGGTCATGCCAAACAAATTGATGGTAACCACTGTTGTTGTCCAGTAGGCGCTCCACTACGTCGTACCAGCCGCCCCGCTGTTGGTCACTGCCCACCGCCGGCATGAGGTCAGAAATCTTCTTGGCCAACTCCACATATTTTTCCTTGGGTTTGAGGCTATTCATGCGCATCAAGTTCCAGGCAATTTTGAGGTTATGGCCCACCACCGCTCGATTTTGTTGCCAACCCCAGGTGGTGTCGTGGCTCCAATCTTCGTAAAATCTTTCCTGCACAAAGGGGCTGTTGTCGTAATCGGGAAAGTACTTCTCAATGGTGTCGAAGGTATATTCCAACATGTCTGCATATTTTTGTTCCCCGGTGGCGAGCAAAAGGTTAATTAAATAGGCTGGCGCATGGTCTCCGACAGAATTCCAATTCTTCCTAGCTTGGTTGCGCCCCAAGGATTCACTGCGGGGATCGAGCATTAACGGGTCGAGGTGGGAGAAATAGCCGCCGTACTCGCTTTTATCTAAGAAAAATTTGTCAAATAGCTTGATGGTCTGCTCGGCGTCGTGGAGAATACGGCGATCGCCAGTGCAACGGTAGGTTTGGATTGGCCCGGCTAAGGCATAGATTTGTTCGTAGGCAGGAATAGCATCGTAGTCATCGCCAAATTCCGAAGCAAATATTTTTTGCTCCTTTTCCCCCTGCACATCAATGGCATGGTACCAATAAATAATATCTTCGTCCTTATCTACAAAGCGCATGTGCTCCCGCAAATATTCCGTCCCTTTCTCCGCCGCTTCCAAGAATTGGTCTTCCCCGGTCATCATAAAGGCCGTGGCAAAACCATAAACAAGCCGGGAAATCGTATCCGTTTCTTGGCGAAAATTTACCGTTGAACGCTCGCCGCTCACGGATAAATCGGTGCGATAGTTACGGTAATCAATTTCTTCTGTGCCAAATTGAGCCTTAACATAAAACTTACCCAGGGCATAAACCTGTTTAATCCACCAATCCTGCTTTTCAAAGACATATTCCTCGGCTTTTTTACCAGCAAAAACCACCTGTTTCCCGTCAAAAATATCGCTGTCTGGATAAAAAACACCATAGACAAACAGAAATCTGCCGGGAGTCAACCAAGCCCCCATGGTTCCCGTTGCATCGATGTAGGCTTCATCAAAATTTTGGATTACCTTGGCATAGGCCATGGGACTAAGCTTAACTTTGAATTCCCGGTGATCGGAAGTGCTGAGGACAAAAATGCCATCCTCGGCGTTATAGCTCACCACATAACCAGCAATCAAATCAGAAACGGGGAAATTAATTCGAGCATTCATGGGGATTCAGTAACGATTTAAAATCTAAGCTTCGATTTGCTCAACAAAAACTTTAACAAATTGCTCAATCATGCCAGGGTGTTTGCCGGTAATTAGATCGCCGTCAATCACTAACTCAGAAGTTTGATCTCCTTCGTAAACAACATCAGCTCCAGCATTTTCCACGTCACAAATAATGTTGTGGGCGCAAGTAACTTTTTTTCCCTTAAGTAAATCGGGATCAGCGCAAAACAGCCACAAA is a window of Synechocystis sp. PCC 7338 DNA encoding:
- the glgX gene encoding glycogen debranching protein GlgX, producing MERIDVHPTHTINGYQLRCGQPFPFGATIVPGGVNFSVYSSHSNGCTLVLFEKQGAQPFVEIPFPESFRIGNVYCMVVFDLDFENLEYGYRMDGPNNFQQGHWFDTSKILLDPYAKVVSGRDVWGAQPNWDDIYQHRGRLSFDDFDWENDSPLEVPLEDMVIYEMHVRGFTKDPSSGVKENHRGTFAGILGKIPYLQELGINTIELMPVFEFDEFEHSRYHPETGEFLVNYWGYSTVNFFAPKAGYAATGKFGMQIDELKNLVKELHKVGISVILDVVFNHTAEGNERGPTISFRGLDNKTYYMLTPEGYYFNFSGTGNTLNCNNPIVRGMVLDCLRYWTAEFHIDGFRFDLASILGRDPWGYPLANPPLLETLAFDPILARSKLIAEAWDAGGLYQVGCFPSYGRWAEWNGKYRDTVRKFIKGDAGVIGEMAQRLQGSPDLYQGAGRPPSTSINFVTAHDGFTLADLVAYNYKHNYANGENNNDGANDNYSWNCGVEGPTDDEAILLLRARQMRNAIAILLVSQGVPMLLMGDEMGKTQGGNNNTYCHDSPLNWLNWDLPKQNQDWFRFVKHCIAFRLAHPVLRNSEHFQNCDYLGAGFPDISWHGVRAWHADWSADSRVLAFMLCGQHAKGGKVKDNQIYVAMNMHYESLWFELPAPPVGTIWHIFANTGAHPPEDIHLPGEEPPLEPQSSLLIGDRSVVILLAK
- a CDS encoding anti-sigma factor antagonist (This anti-anti-sigma factor, or anti-sigma factor antagonist, belongs to a family that includes characterized members SpoIIAA, RsbV, RsfA, and RsfB.) — translated: MDIQIDQQEDIILVTLGGEVDANTAPQVHQAILPHAQPGAKILLDMTGVPYMSSAGLRLLLYLYRQTKGNSARLVLVGLSEELLDTMAVTGFLDFFSICPTLAEGKNAFS
- a CDS encoding AGE family epimerase/isomerase, with translation MNARINFPVSDLIAGYVVSYNAEDGIFVLSTSDHREFKVKLSPMAYAKVIQNFDEAYIDATGTMGAWLTPGRFLFVYGVFYPDSDIFDGKQVVFAGKKAEEYVFEKQDWWIKQVYALGKFYVKAQFGTEEIDYRNYRTDLSVSGERSTVNFRQETDTISRLVYGFATAFMMTGEDQFLEAAEKGTEYLREHMRFVDKDEDIIYWYHAIDVQGEKEQKIFASEFGDDYDAIPAYEQIYALAGPIQTYRCTGDRRILHDAEQTIKLFDKFFLDKSEYGGYFSHLDPLMLDPRSESLGRNQARKNWNSVGDHAPAYLINLLLATGEQKYADMLEYTFDTIEKYFPDYDNSPFVQERFYEDWSHDTTWGWQQNRAVVGHNLKIAWNLMRMNSLKPKEKYVELAKKISDLMPAVGSDQQRGGWYDVVERLLDNNSGYHQFVWHDRKAWWQQEQAILAYLIMGGALDSDEYHRHAREAAAFYNAWFLDLEDGGIYFNVLANGIPYLAGGNERAKGSHSMSGYHSFELCYLAAVYTNFLITKHPMDFYFKPLPNSFPDGILRVAPDILPPGSVAIASVEIDGQPYENFDAQQLTVQLPDTQERVKVKVRLIPTH